The Cytobacillus oceanisediminis genomic interval CGGCAAATAAGGGGAACGTTAAATGAATACTGTAACTTTTATGCCAGTGAATGCTTTAAAGCCTGCTGAAAATCAAAAGACTCATACATATACAGCATTCGATGCTCAGCAAAGTTTTTCGTCCGTTTTAAAGCAATCAATTGAAAAAATTAATAATGCGCAGATTCAGTCAGATGTTATGACTGAAAAGCTTGCTAAGGGAGAAAACGTCGACCTTCACCAGGTGATGATTACATCACAAAAAGCGAGCATTACTATGCAGGCTGCGCTGGAAATTAGAAATAAAGTAATTGAAGCCTATCAGGAAGCGATGAGAATGCAAGTCTAATTCTTAAATTTTAAAAA includes:
- the fliE gene encoding flagellar hook-basal body complex protein FliE, coding for MNTVTFMPVNALKPAENQKTHTYTAFDAQQSFSSVLKQSIEKINNAQIQSDVMTEKLAKGENVDLHQVMITSQKASITMQAALEIRNKVIEAYQEAMRMQV